The following are from one region of the Deltaproteobacteria bacterium genome:
- a CDS encoding transposase — MQMTSKTALPKRALYYATRMYSSELKVGDQYDRLRPV; from the coding sequence ATGCAGATGACCTCTAAGACTGCACTGCCGAAGCGGGCTTTGTATTATGCCACCCGTATGTACTCGTCCGAGCTCAAGGTCGGGGATCAGTACGACCGGCTGAGGCCAGTC